One window from the genome of Dysgonomonadaceae bacterium PH5-43 encodes:
- a CDS encoding AcrR family transcriptional regulator (product_source=COG1309; cath_funfam=1.10.10.60; cog=COG1309; pfam=PF00440; superfamily=46689,48498) codes for MAVAMAKTRETLIEVARLLFARTGVENTTMNDIAVASNKGRRTLYTYFKSKTDIYHAVIESELNLLYSSLESVAQKNIPADEKLLEFLRIRLESIKNVVSRNGTLKANFFRDIWRVENVRKDFDLKEISYIQGILDEGVKNNIFDIEDTNSMAIVLHHALKGLEVPYIRGRMTSTMPSNTDRTDSIIKLLFDGIKKK; via the coding sequence ATGGCAGTAGCAATGGCAAAAACAAGAGAAACTTTAATTGAAGTAGCAAGATTACTTTTCGCAAGAACTGGTGTAGAAAATACAACAATGAACGACATTGCTGTGGCTTCTAACAAGGGAAGACGCACCTTATATACCTACTTTAAAAGCAAAACGGATATTTATCACGCTGTGATAGAATCTGAACTCAACCTCCTTTACTCTTCTTTGGAATCCGTAGCTCAAAAAAATATTCCTGCCGATGAAAAGCTATTAGAATTTTTAAGAATCCGATTAGAATCTATAAAAAATGTAGTATCGCGAAACGGAACTCTTAAAGCAAACTTCTTTAGAGATATATGGAGGGTGGAGAATGTGAGAAAAGATTTCGACTTAAAAGAAATAAGTTACATTCAAGGCATTCTTGACGAAGGCGTAAAAAATAATATATTCGACATCGAAGACACTAACTCTATGGCAATTGTATTGCATCACGCCCTTAAAGGACTTGAAGTACCTTATATTAGAGGACGAATGACAAGCACTATGCCTTCCAACACAGATCGAACAGATAGCATTATAAAACTACTATTCGATGGAATAAAGAAAAAGTAA